In Colletotrichum higginsianum IMI 349063 chromosome 3, whole genome shotgun sequence, a genomic segment contains:
- a CDS encoding U4/U6.U5 tri-snRNP-associated protein 3, whose protein sequence is MGRERDSRQAWDEPDRRSQRGGGGGPRGRDRDSFRDRDRDGRRDDRDKRYRSRSRDRRDTRDHRARSRDRERDRPRDDRDGGRPPRRERGGWQGRDDRRRRDEDVPDERPPKRNDDDEGRNTPRDKTRRRSASPRRSGSPPAARRDLAGNTETLPTRTAPRGKKEQHTMSFKVGRHESPQVDSGRNSERGDTPMTNGGRDERRGNGNGDGDDVEDDEPEPEVEDDDMAAMQAMLGFGGFGTTKNQKIAGNNVGGVRKEKKTEYRQYMNRQGGFNRPLSPSR, encoded by the exons ATGGGTCGCGAGCGCGATAGCCGACAGGCGTGGGACGAGCCCGACCGACGAAGTcaacgcggcggcggtggcggcccccgaggccgagatcgcGACAGCTTCAGGGACCGAGACCGCGACGGCAGAAGGGACGACCGCGACAAGAGATACAGATCCAGGTCCCGCGACCGGCGCgataccagagatcaccgTGCCAGGTCCAGAGACCGCGAGAGGGATCGTCCGCGCGACGACCGCGATGGAGGAAGGCCGCCTCGCAGAGAGCGTGGCGGGTGGCAGGGCAGAGACGACAGACGTCGCAGAGATGAGGACGTCCCCGACGAGAGGCCGCCTAAGCGgaacgatgatgacgaaggTCGCA ACACGCCGCGCGACAAAACCCGCAGACGGTCTGCCTCCCCCCGTCGAAGCGgcagcccgcccgccgcccgccgcgaccTGGCCGGCAACACCGAGACCCTGCCCACACGCACTGCGCCCAGAGGGAAGAAGGAGCAACACACCATGTCCTTTAAGGTCGGACGCCACGAGTCGCCGCAGGTCGACAGCGGACGCAACAGCGAGCGCGGCGACACGCCGATGACGAACGGAGGACGGGATGAACGCCGCGGCAATGGAaatggcgacggcgacgacgtcgaagatgacgagcctgagcctgaggtcgaggacgacgacatggcGGCCATGCAGGCGATGCTGggcttcggcggcttcggcacGACCAAGAACCAGAAGATTGCGGGGAACAACGTCGGCGGTGtgaggaaggaaaagaagacgGAGTATCGCCAGTACATGAACCGGCAAGGCGGATTCAACCGACCGCTGAGTCCGTCTAGGTGA
- a CDS encoding Proline-rich early nodulin has translation MAPAPVDIEMADCASFSSSASGLSPPSFPGASDCKDLPRRAREDSPDQPSTSLEHITLDSPITGTELANMRRSARNSNKPRPVAVTSPSRPAKRKITTRVVKKEPKWTAAKLLTDPKSPLASADLRTILCQPAAWDILSKEERAEIIALLPAGTRILDPGTDDARPDLDALRNDNNFRHDCATYTNNIAQGKHDPEWLEQAWAARERRRAGDFDGYLKQKFEDEWSCELPEGFRPKRDGDKPAKGVAVAEEEGKAEAGGVVNDTTTAEEANILEAYSKNSDGAEEAQVPPEAPKIDAKVAHGGELEEEHNIKLGSPTREEVRVELGSPIPESPGEDKVQQSGEKPVLEEQRGVSAVQEDEKKSETD, from the exons ATGGCACCTGCACCAGTAGACATAGAAATGGCCGACTGCGcttctttttcctcttcGGCATCCGGcctctcccctccttccTTTCCCGGCGCCTCAGATTGCAAAGACCTCCCCCGGCGGGCCAGAGAAGACTCCCCGGACCAACCATCAACCTCTCTCGAACACATCACCCTCGACTCGCCCATCACAGGGACGGAACTAGCAAACATGCGGCGGTCAGCACGCAACTCGAATAAACCTAGGCCCGTTGCAGTGACATCCCCCTCGAGGCCCGCCAAGCGGAAGATTACCACACGTGTGGTCAAGAAAGAGCCTAagtggacggcggcgaagctcTTGACAGACCCCAAGTCGCCGCTCGCCAGCGCCGATTTAAGA ACCATCCTCTGCCAGCCAGCGGCGTGGGACATACTCTCCAAAGAAGAGCGCGCCGAGATCATTGCCCTCTTGCCTGCCGGCACGCGCATCCTTGACCCGGGaaccgacgacgcccgcccGGACCTTGACGCTCTCCGTAACGACAACAATTTTCGTCACGACTGCGCCACGTACACTAACAACATCGCCCAAGGCAAGCACGACCCGGAATGGCTCGAGCAAGCGTGGGCAGCGCGCGAGAGGCGGCGCGCCGGGGACTTTGACGGGTACCTGAAGCAGAAGTTTGAGGACGAGTGGTCTTGCGAGTTGCCTGAGGGATTCAGGCCCAAGAGGGACGGGGACAAGCCGGCCAAGGGGGTCGCGGTtgccgaagaggaggggaaagCGGAGGCGGGTGGGGTTGTGAATGACACCACTACAGCCGAAGAGGCTAACATTCTCGAGGCATATTCGAAGAATTCCGATGGGGCCGAAGAGGCTCAAGTCCCCCCTGAGGCGCCGAAGATAGATGCCAAGGTGGCCCATGGTGGCGAGCTTGAGGAGGAGCACAATATCAAGCTTGGATCTCCTACTCGAGAGGAGGTGCGCGTGGAGCTTGGGTCTCCCATCCCCGAATCACCGGGAGAGGACAAGGTACAACAAAGTGGAGAGAAGCCTGTCTTGGAGGAACAGCGCGGTGTGTCTGCTGTCCAAGAGGACGAAAAGAAATCGGAGACGGATTGA
- a CDS encoding Ribonuclease, which produces MSLVRDEQSPANQVAELRAGYYGLINALDIQEARVQGTKLTQVVIKADSEYLVKGMTEWVLRWEKNGCRTAKGTPVVNADLFRLLLRLVSQLNDRGVEVLFCHVKRRDNTEADDCADRALDRVKQGHPS; this is translated from the coding sequence ATGAGCCTCGTCCGGGATGAACAGAGCCCGGCCAACCAGGTTGCCGAGTTGCGAGCGGGCTACTATGGCCTGATAAATGCGCTCGACATACAAGAAGCCAGAGTGCAGGGCACAAAGCTTACACAGGTCGTCATCAAGGCCGACTCGGAATATCTGGTCAAGGGCATGACCGAGTGGGTCCTTCGGTGGGAGAAGAACGGGTGTCGAACGGCAAAGGGCACACCGGTGGTCAACGCCGACCTTTTCCGGCTTCTGCTACGCTTGGTTTCTCAGTTGAACGACCgaggcgtcgaggtcctctTCTGCCACGTGAAGAGGAGGGACAACACGGAAGCGGATGACTGTGCGGACAGAGCACTGGACAGGGTCAAGCAAGGCCACCCTTCTTAG
- a CDS encoding HET domain-containing protein, giving the protein MRRSPTRRGKAEVSFQDLSWLHEYEGNAELSKAINSMFRWYWDSVACVAFLSDMVREEMACLPKDDGL; this is encoded by the coding sequence ATGCGACGCTCTCCCACACGTAGGGGAAAAGCCGAGGTCTCGTTCCAAGACCTCAGCTGGCTGCACGAGTACGAAGGCAACGCGGAGCTGTCCAAGGCCATCAACTCCATGTTCCGATGGTACTGGGATTCCGTAGCCTGCGTTGCCTTCCTGTCTGATATGGTGCGGGAGGAGATGGCATGTTTGCCCAAGGATGATGGTTTGTAG
- a CDS encoding Histone acetylation protein 2, protein MASLQPFTPRYHSLFRRTCRDHKLKPLLYAHNFSSGEKAYCRHRTSATSTISGDLVPPRSRVAAPSLAAMAPSAENHSRSHSLLLFQKLLNLRDSASPLTLVLDSLEQSAAPVLREFVSRAKISKAKVILLSFATLRRPQDVDVVVRARGKNLKALRAEILSHYPKLDPAAAKTASSQKTVVLLDSLNELATAAPQIVANFLSSIVMPAVSLVAVYHTDVPVVLPRAVSEYEPHPLTVLSHLATSILRLSSLRQEIERQRARNRSLQEPEWGLGEGREGVLIGLKGDTKSEDYHGVVVEMEIRRRSGRAMAEKFVVSPQTGQAAAVASVKGSKIFLLSEHPVFAAPGGSGPSNAGDGEEEEPESTFNLGLTEKQRRDREGIVLPYFDAQTDIGAGEGGRILYEMGREDDFDDEEDEI, encoded by the exons ATGGCATCCCTGCAACCTTTCACTCCTCGGTACCACAGTCTTTTTCGACGAACTTGCCGTGACCACAAATTGAAGCCTCTGCTATACGCGCATAATTTCTCCAGTGGAGAGAAGGCTTACTGTCGGCACAGAACCTCTGCAACAAGCACTATCAGCGGCGACCTCGTTCCCCCCAGAAGCCGCGTTGCAGCACCATCACTGGCCGCTatggcgccctcggccgagaATCATAGCCGCTCGCACAGCCTTTTGCTCTTCCAGAAGCTCTTAAACCTGAGAGACTCCGCGAGCCCTTTGACTCTTGTGCTGGATAGCCTTGAGCAGAGTGCCGCGCCTGTTCTGCGAGAATTTGTCTCTAGGGCCAAG ATTagcaaggccaaggtcatTCTGCTCTCGTTTGCGACCCTTAGGCGGCCACAAgatgtcgatgtcgttgTGAGAGCCCGAGGCAAGAATCTCAAGGCTCTCAGGGCAGAGATCCTATCGCACTACCCTAAGCTAGACCCCGCAGCTGCCAAGACTGCTTCCTCTCAAA AGACCGTCGTTCTGCTCGACTCCCTTAACGAGCTCGCTACAGCGGCGCCTCAAATCGTGGCAAACTTCCTGTCCAGCATCGTCATGCCAGCAGTATCCCTGGTCGCGGTGTACCACACCGATGTGCCCGTTGTCCTCCCACGGGCGGTGAGCGAGTACGAGCCTCACCCCCTGACTGTCCTCTCTCACTTGGCCACCTCCATCCTCCGGTTGTCTAGTCTCCGCCAAGAGATCGAGCGTCAGAGGGCGAGGAACAGGAGTCTTCAGGAGCCCGAGTGGGGACTGGGCGAGGGTCGCGAAGGCGTCCTCATCGGTCTCAAGGGCGACACCAAGTCCGAGGATTACCACGGTGtggtcgtcgagatggagaTCAGGAGGCGGAGTGGGCGAGCCATGGCGGAAAAATTTGTTGTGTCGCCACAAACAGGTCAggctgccgctgtcgcctCCGTGAAGGGGTCCAAGATCTTCCTCCTGTCAGAGCATCCCGTTTTTGCCGCCCCTGGCGGCTCCGGTCCGTCGAACGCTGGagacggggaagaagaggagccGGAGAGCACCTTTAACCTAGGTCTCACAGAGAAGCAACGGCGGGACAGGGAAGGAATAGTGCTGCCCTACTTTGATGCGCAGACGGACATAGGGGCAGGAGAAGGTGGTAGAATTCTGTATGAGATGGGCAGAGAGGATGACTttgatgacgaggaggacgaaaTCTAG